The Gordonia mangrovi genome includes the window CCTCGTTGAGCGCGGGCAGGACCACCGAGACGGTGCGTCCGTCCTTGGCCGCGACGAGCTCGTCGATGGTCCAGTCCGGCTGCTCCCACGTGTTGGTGGCCGACCACCGCTGTTTGGCACCCATGGTGTCCGCCGGTGTCGGCCACATGGTGGTCTTGTCCCGATTGTTGGCAACGGTCGCGGTGCGACCCCCGGCACGAGCCGGCCGACGTTGTTGTTGGGTTCGACGTACCTGTTCGGTCATGCGAGTCCCCTGACTGTTCGGGCGGGAGGGCGTGTTCCCGCGATGGCAGCGACCATGTCGACCACGCGACGGGTGGCGGCAACTTCGTGGACGCGAAAGATCCGGGCGCCGGCAGCGGCACTCAGAGCGGTCGCGGCCAGGGTTCCCTCCAGCCGAGCATCGAGATCCACACCCAGAGTCTCCCCTACAAAGTCCTTGTTGCTCAGTGCCATAAGCACTGGCCAGCCGGTATTAACAAGAACGTTTACGTGGCGTAACAAGGCAAGCCCGTGGTGGGTGTTCTTGCCAAAATCATGTGTCGGATCGATCACGATCGAGTCACGTGCGACACCGGCATCGGCGGCTCTGCGGGCCGCCTCGGTGATGTCTGCCACAACCTCGGCGACCACATCGGCGTAGGCGACGCGATGCGGCCGGGTCCGGACGGTGGCCCCACCGGTGTGTGAACACACGATGCCTGCACCGTGCGCCGCGGCCACCTTCACCAACCCCGGGTCGACACCCGCCCAGGTGTCGTTGATCAGATCCGCACCCGCCTCACACGCCTGCTCGGCCACCTCGCCGCGCCAGGTGTCGACGCTGATCAACACATCCGGAAACCGCTCGCGGATCCAGCCGATCATCGGCACCACCCGCGCGGTCTCGGTGGCCACATCCACCTCGTCGCCCGGCCCGGCCTTCACCCCACCGACGTCGATGATGTCGGCTCCCTCGGCCACGACCTGTGCGATCCGCTCCTGGGCAGCCGTGTCGGTGAAGCTGGCGCCCCTGTCGTAGAAGGAGTCGGGCGTCCGGTTCACGATGGCCATCACCAGGGCGCGGTCGGTGGCCACGGACTTGCCGCACAGCGTGGGGAGCATGTCTGCCAGGGTAACGAGGGGTCTCGATACGGCTCCTCGCTGCGCTCGACCAGCAGGATGCCGCTGACTCAGCCCGTCGGGGCCTTCGCGTTCGCGACGTCGTCGGGGTAATCGGCATAGAACTCGACATAGCCTTTGTCGCGACCGGCCAACACGTAGAGCGGGTCGTCGCCGGTGTCGGAATAGCCCTCGTCGCGTAGCTCCACTTTGCGGTTCTTGAACGTGGAGGTCTGCTCGAAATGGTCGACCACCCGCACGAAGAGCGGGACCGCATACGACGGCAGATGCGAGTACAGGTGGCTCGACAATTCGGTCGGGTCGAGATCGACACCCTCGCGGAGTTTGATCGCGGCCATCCCGGCGCGGCCGTCGGTCTTGGGGACCTCCACGCCGTAGACCACGGACTGCGCGACCGCTCG containing:
- the folP gene encoding dihydropteroate synthase, with translation MLPTLCGKSVATDRALVMAIVNRTPDSFYDRGASFTDTAAQERIAQVVAEGADIIDVGGVKAGPGDEVDVATETARVVPMIGWIRERFPDVLISVDTWRGEVAEQACEAGADLINDTWAGVDPGLVKVAAAHGAGIVCSHTGGATVRTRPHRVAYADVVAEVVADITEAARRAADAGVARDSIVIDPTHDFGKNTHHGLALLRHVNVLVNTGWPVLMALSNKDFVGETLGVDLDARLEGTLAATALSAAAGARIFRVHEVAATRRVVDMVAAIAGTRPPARTVRGLA